From one Novosphingobium sp. genomic stretch:
- a CDS encoding polysaccharide biosynthesis tyrosine autokinase, which translates to MNAVTLATPLTPMPVSRFDQSRHVGRRSVSFGALGQVLRWRWKLVVGVLALTMLLVVGASYAISPRYQAVARLRITPNRPLVVAPDGEGGHGPLDQSLLSTEIATIRSRDIARRVVQANGLQHDPEFVSARLRSGKDEVAQARAVEAAISTLLERLSVDQQEKSYILAVGFQSRDAVKAARIANGFAESYINSTADVMMSTAARQADEGQAALQRLSKQAEVAAADVAHYRASTGIVQGANGATVNDQQIAPLSSQVATAEAAAAAARSNLETAEKQVASAGPDAVSAVLSSNVIADLRRQRTAAEADRSQLASRYGPIFPALIEANERISALDRQIHEEQARIIEGLRSEARAATAQAASLRGQLGSLKGEIAANNSAAVKAESLQRSADAATGAYNHLASSVQQTAQVEQSSQPQARLIEQAVVSSTPAFPNRPAMAATSVLAGLVLGVIAAMVTETMQGTVRNADDVEVLLGLRFLASVPRLGRKQLKGEDGGRCSPADTLLLRPMSAYAEAYRAIRSSIRRADGGSARVVALCSTVPGEGKTSSSLTLARVMAMAGERVLLIDGDVRRPSVRRLAHLHSDCGLIEVLKGEAELSDAILADHVEGCSILPVTKSTFSPTDLFNPGRMRALLEQLRPHYDHILIDTPPVLGVTDARSIAKLSDGVVLMIKWGGTPIAAVDAALAGLEHDNVPIIGAVLTMVNPRAEAVGALYYSRRYVSYYDR; encoded by the coding sequence ATGAATGCCGTCACTCTGGCCACGCCTCTCACGCCGATGCCAGTCAGCCGCTTCGATCAGTCGCGCCATGTGGGGCGGCGGTCGGTGTCCTTCGGGGCGCTGGGGCAGGTGCTGCGCTGGCGCTGGAAGCTGGTTGTGGGCGTGTTGGCGCTGACCATGCTGCTGGTGGTGGGGGCGAGCTATGCCATTTCACCGCGCTATCAGGCGGTGGCACGGCTGCGCATCACGCCCAACCGGCCGCTGGTGGTGGCGCCCGATGGCGAGGGTGGGCACGGGCCGCTCGACCAGTCGCTGCTCAGCACCGAAATTGCTACGATCCGCTCGCGCGATATTGCGCGGCGCGTCGTGCAGGCCAATGGGTTGCAGCACGACCCAGAGTTCGTCTCCGCCCGTCTGCGCAGCGGCAAGGATGAGGTCGCCCAGGCCCGCGCGGTGGAGGCGGCGATCAGCACGCTGCTCGAACGACTGTCGGTCGATCAGCAGGAAAAGAGCTACATTCTGGCGGTTGGCTTTCAGTCGCGGGACGCGGTGAAGGCTGCGCGCATCGCCAATGGTTTTGCCGAAAGCTATATCAACAGCACCGCCGATGTGATGATGAGCACGGCGGCGCGTCAGGCCGATGAGGGGCAGGCCGCGCTGCAACGGCTGAGCAAACAGGCCGAGGTTGCTGCGGCCGATGTTGCGCATTATCGCGCCTCGACCGGCATCGTGCAGGGCGCCAATGGCGCGACGGTGAACGATCAGCAGATCGCGCCGCTCAGCTCTCAGGTGGCCACGGCGGAGGCGGCGGCGGCGGCGGCGCGCTCCAATCTGGAGACGGCGGAGAAGCAGGTCGCCTCGGCGGGGCCCGATGCCGTGTCGGCGGTGTTGTCCTCCAATGTGATCGCCGATCTGCGGCGGCAACGCACGGCAGCGGAGGCGGATCGCTCGCAATTGGCATCGCGTTATGGGCCGATATTCCCCGCGTTGATCGAGGCCAATGAGCGGATTTCGGCACTGGACCGCCAGATCCACGAGGAGCAGGCGCGCATCATCGAAGGCCTGCGCAGCGAGGCACGCGCGGCCACCGCTCAGGCGGCCAGTCTGCGTGGACAGTTGGGGAGTTTGAAAGGCGAGATCGCGGCGAACAACAGCGCGGCGGTGAAGGCGGAGAGTCTGCAGCGTAGCGCCGATGCTGCAACCGGAGCCTACAACCATCTGGCCAGCTCGGTGCAGCAGACGGCGCAGGTCGAGCAATCCAGCCAGCCTCAGGCGCGGCTTATCGAGCAGGCGGTGGTCAGCTCCACACCTGCTTTCCCCAACCGTCCCGCCATGGCCGCGACCAGCGTGCTGGCTGGCCTGGTGCTCGGGGTGATCGCGGCGATGGTGACCGAGACGATGCAGGGCACGGTGCGCAATGCCGATGATGTCGAAGTGCTGTTGGGGCTGCGCTTTCTGGCCTCGGTGCCCCGGCTGGGGCGCAAGCAGTTGAAGGGCGAAGACGGAGGGCGTTGTTCGCCGGCCGATACGCTGCTGCTGCGCCCGATGTCAGCCTATGCCGAGGCCTATCGTGCCATTCGCAGCTCGATCCGCCGGGCTGATGGGGGGAGCGCGCGTGTTGTGGCGCTGTGCTCCACCGTGCCGGGGGAGGGTAAGACGTCCAGTTCGCTGACGCTGGCGCGGGTGATGGCGATGGCGGGCGAGCGCGTGCTGCTGATCGATGGCGATGTGCGGCGGCCCAGCGTGCGGCGGCTGGCGCATCTCCATTCGGATTGCGGGCTGATCGAGGTGTTGAAGGGTGAGGCGGAACTGTCCGATGCGATCCTGGCCGATCATGTCGAGGGTTGTTCGATCCTGCCGGTGACCAAATCCACCTTCAGCCCGACCGATCTGTTCAATCCGGGCCGGATGCGCGCCTTGCTTGAGCAATTGCGCCCGCATTACGACCATATTCTGATCGATACGCCCCCGGTGCTGGGCGTGACCGATGCGCGCAGCATCGCCAAGCTGAGCGATGGCGTGGTGTTGATGATCAAATGGGGCGGGACGCCGATTGCTGCGGTCGATGCCGCGCTGGCCGGGCTGGAGCATGACAATGTGCCGATCATCGGCGCGGTGCTCACCATGGTCAATCCGCGCGCGGAGGCGGTGGGGGCGCTGTATTACTCGCGCCGTTACGTCTCCTATTACGATCGGTGA
- a CDS encoding outer membrane beta-barrel protein, translating to MILKHWTRQMLGLLLVTAPDGLHAQGSDDNMVTPSLPLEFDRGRNIGVLDRPRPEYTSQGVPVGGFTLQPKAELGVGYTSNAYQNTSNQGDGYVVFAPSAVVSSNWSRHDLTLSGGGNFYRYFTEGRRNRDGWNGALEGRFDATADVAIAASARVRKDAEPPTSAAYPTAAAQSSQYTTAVAQISPTATLGRTKLQGSYSFSTTAFDPVRAFSGALIDQTNRNSQTHSGIARGEYAVSPDTSLFLQGSYDRSTYLHRLAPGVPNRDSKTYRVLAGATFDLATLVRGAVGVGYMSHRYDTPLYRNFADFAAEARVDYFASPLTTVTLTARRIAQDATLLDLGGYINSSVALRVDHELRRNILLDAQAGYEHDAFKGTPASLDILKTSAGVRYMATRVLGFGVSVEHDQRRAHSTGLISPYSETRVMLRIVIQK from the coding sequence ATGATCTTGAAACACTGGACGCGCCAGATGCTGGGCCTGTTGCTGGTCACCGCGCCCGACGGCCTGCATGCACAGGGCAGCGACGACAATATGGTCACCCCCAGCCTGCCGCTGGAGTTTGATCGCGGGCGCAACATCGGCGTGCTGGACCGGCCCCGGCCCGAATATACCTCGCAAGGGGTTCCGGTCGGTGGATTTACCCTGCAGCCCAAGGCTGAACTGGGCGTGGGCTACACCAGCAACGCCTATCAGAACACTAGCAATCAGGGTGATGGCTATGTGGTCTTCGCGCCTTCCGCAGTGGTGTCCTCCAACTGGTCGCGGCATGATCTGACGCTGAGCGGTGGGGGCAATTTCTACCGCTATTTCACCGAGGGACGGCGCAACCGCGATGGCTGGAATGGCGCGCTGGAGGGGCGTTTCGATGCCACCGCCGACGTGGCGATCGCCGCTTCGGCACGGGTGCGCAAGGATGCCGAGCCGCCGACCTCTGCCGCCTATCCCACGGCGGCGGCGCAAAGCTCGCAATACACCACCGCCGTGGCGCAGATTTCGCCCACGGCCACGCTGGGGCGGACGAAGCTGCAGGGCTCCTACAGCTTCTCGACCACCGCTTTCGATCCAGTGCGTGCCTTTTCGGGCGCGCTGATCGACCAGACCAACCGCAATTCGCAGACGCATAGCGGCATTGCGCGGGGCGAATATGCCGTCTCGCCCGATACGTCGCTATTCCTTCAGGGCAGCTATGATCGCTCGACCTATCTGCACCGGCTGGCGCCGGGCGTTCCCAATCGCGATTCCAAGACCTATCGTGTGCTGGCGGGTGCGACCTTCGACCTGGCGACGCTGGTGCGCGGGGCGGTGGGGGTCGGCTATATGTCGCACCGTTATGATACGCCGCTCTATCGCAATTTTGCCGATTTCGCCGCCGAGGCGCGGGTCGATTACTTTGCCTCGCCGCTCACCACCGTGACGTTGACCGCGCGGCGGATCGCTCAGGATGCCACGCTGCTGGATCTGGGCGGTTATATCAACAGTTCCGTCGCGCTGCGGGTGGACCATGAGTTGCGGCGCAACATCCTGCTCGATGCCCAGGCGGGCTATGAGCATGATGCCTTCAAGGGCACGCCCGCCTCGCTCGACATCCTCAAGACCAGCGCCGGGGTGCGTTATATGGCGACGCGCGTGCTGGGGTTTGGCGTTTCGGTCGAGCATGACCAGCGCCGGGCGCATAGCACCGGGCTGATCTCACCCTATTCGGAAACGCGCGTGATGCTGCGCATCGTGATCCAAAAATAG
- a CDS encoding polysaccharide biosynthesis/export family protein, translating into MSLARTLYIKKVDDCLTRHGFSRFSAMGGWGLLASLLAAVPVAAGAQSPAPAQALITAPDVPPAAVEGDYQLGAADKVRIIVFNEPSLSGEFFVNTAGALSLPLIGEVTARGKTLNEVAQAITTRLKGGYVLQPRVSIDVLTFRPFYILGEVNKAGEYPYSTGLTVDAAVALAGGFTYRANRKKVFIRHPNAEQPERVELSPDLKVSPGDTIRIGERYW; encoded by the coding sequence ATGTCCCTTGCCAGAACGCTCTACATCAAGAAGGTTGACGACTGCTTGACCCGCCATGGATTTTCGCGGTTTTCCGCGATGGGCGGATGGGGGCTGCTGGCCAGCCTGCTGGCGGCGGTTCCGGTCGCGGCCGGGGCCCAATCACCTGCCCCGGCGCAGGCCTTGATCACCGCCCCGGATGTACCGCCCGCCGCTGTCGAGGGTGACTATCAATTGGGCGCGGCTGACAAGGTGCGGATCATCGTCTTCAACGAGCCCAGCCTGTCGGGCGAGTTCTTCGTGAACACGGCGGGCGCGCTGTCGCTGCCGCTGATCGGTGAGGTGACGGCGCGCGGCAAGACGCTCAACGAGGTCGCGCAGGCGATCACCACGCGGCTCAAGGGCGGCTATGTGCTGCAGCCGCGCGTCAGCATCGATGTGCTGACCTTCCGCCCCTTCTATATTCTGGGGGAGGTCAACAAGGCGGGCGAATATCCCTATTCGACCGGGCTGACGGTGGATGCCGCCGTGGCGCTGGCCGGGGGCTTCACCTATCGCGCCAACCGCAAGAAGGTCTTTATCCGCCATCCCAATGCCGAGCAGCCCGAAAGGGTGGAGTTGAGCCCCGATCTCAAGGTCTCGCCCGGCGACACGATCCGTATTGGCGAGCGCTATTGGTGA
- a CDS encoding transglutaminase-like cysteine peptidase, whose translation MRKTGLTTLIALSCALIAQSLQAPRAHAGDADARFLHFGAETEAPRGYSDMCQTQPDLCRSFANEPQAEAEPAGGTMCPLFACLMPQPRQSDLWESAVGTTPTLIAFAQPQRQQATVLHLLPLFRMAPVTMPRAEESAWPRLIAQVNTHVNRHVKQVDDMRSYGRPDVWRPAGTQPGATGDCEDLALEKRRELITSGFPAARLFMAIAFRQDVGLHAVLIARLEDGDRVLDSHDTFVRPVARTGYAWLSLQQPGTPDRWFYPA comes from the coding sequence ATGCGCAAGACAGGGCTGACAACACTGATCGCGCTGAGCTGCGCCCTGATCGCCCAGAGCCTTCAGGCACCGCGCGCTCATGCCGGGGATGCCGACGCCCGTTTCCTCCATTTCGGCGCCGAGACCGAAGCCCCGCGCGGCTACAGCGATATGTGCCAGACGCAGCCCGATCTGTGCCGCAGCTTTGCCAATGAGCCGCAAGCCGAAGCCGAGCCGGCCGGTGGCACCATGTGCCCCCTCTTCGCCTGCCTGATGCCTCAGCCGCGCCAGTCAGATCTGTGGGAGTCTGCGGTCGGTACAACACCCACACTCATCGCCTTTGCCCAGCCGCAACGCCAACAGGCCACCGTGTTGCACCTGCTCCCGCTGTTCCGCATGGCGCCGGTTACCATGCCCCGCGCCGAGGAAAGCGCCTGGCCGCGCCTGATCGCGCAGGTCAACACCCATGTGAACCGCCATGTGAAGCAGGTCGACGACATGCGCTCCTATGGCCGCCCGGACGTATGGCGCCCCGCCGGCACCCAACCGGGCGCGACCGGCGATTGCGAGGATCTGGCGCTTGAAAAACGGCGCGAACTGATCACCTCCGGCTTTCCGGCCGCCCGGCTGTTCATGGCCATCGCCTTTCGGCAGGATGTCGGCCTGCATGCGGTGCTGATCGCACGGCTGGAGGATGGCGATCGGGTGCTCGACAGCCATGATACTTTCGTCAGGCCCGTCGCCAGGACCGGCTACGCCTGGCTCAGCCTTCAACAGCCCGGCACGCCCGACCGCTGGTTCTATCCGGCCTGA
- a CDS encoding glycosyltransferase, producing MRVAIVHYWLVQMRGGERVLEHLCDMYPQADIFTHVVNRAKLSPKLAARRIHTSWISRLPFATRHYQKYLPLMPAALEALDLSAYDLVISCEAGPAKGIITRPDAVHVTYCHSPMRYIWDQYHQYRRESGMGARLMMPLFAPRLRQWDMASAARSDRIIANSAYVAARVRKFWGREAQVVHPPVDTSLFAPVDDVSGEYLWAGQLIPYKLPDVAVEAFTTSGRRLHVVGTGPMLPRLKAMAGPGIRFTERLDFNALRHAYATCKALVFTSEEDFGMIPVEVMASGRPVIAYGRGGALESVVDGLTGQFYHDSSRDGLLTALERFEAWLPGFAPQDAISRAEDFTPARFREAMARHIASALAGHGLRAAEGPVPIKAVMPPAHDAHRSELALL from the coding sequence ATGCGCGTGGCGATTGTCCATTACTGGCTGGTGCAGATGCGCGGCGGCGAACGCGTGCTTGAACATCTGTGCGACATGTATCCGCAGGCCGACATCTTCACCCATGTCGTCAACCGCGCGAAACTCAGCCCCAAGCTGGCGGCGCGGCGCATCCATACCAGTTGGATCAGCAGACTTCCCTTCGCCACCCGCCATTACCAGAAATACCTGCCGCTGATGCCCGCTGCGTTGGAAGCGCTGGACCTCTCGGCCTATGATCTGGTGATCAGTTGCGAGGCGGGCCCGGCCAAGGGCATCATCACCCGGCCCGATGCGGTGCATGTCACCTATTGCCACTCACCGATGCGCTATATCTGGGACCAGTATCACCAGTATCGGCGCGAAAGCGGCATGGGCGCGCGGCTGATGATGCCGCTTTTCGCGCCGCGCCTGCGCCAATGGGATATGGCCAGCGCCGCGCGGTCGGACCGGATTATCGCCAATTCGGCCTATGTCGCCGCGCGGGTTCGCAAATTCTGGGGGCGTGAGGCGCAGGTGGTGCATCCGCCCGTCGATACCTCGCTGTTCGCGCCGGTTGACGATGTGAGCGGGGAGTATCTCTGGGCCGGGCAGCTTATCCCCTACAAGCTGCCCGATGTCGCGGTGGAGGCCTTCACCACCTCGGGCCGCAGGCTGCACGTCGTGGGCACCGGGCCGATGCTCCCCCGGTTGAAGGCCATGGCCGGGCCCGGCATCCGCTTCACCGAAAGGCTGGATTTCAACGCCTTGCGACATGCCTATGCCACCTGCAAGGCGCTGGTCTTCACCTCGGAAGAGGACTTCGGGATGATCCCGGTCGAGGTGATGGCCAGCGGCCGCCCGGTCATCGCCTATGGGCGGGGCGGAGCGCTGGAATCGGTGGTCGATGGCCTGACCGGGCAATTTTATCATGACAGCAGCCGCGATGGTCTGCTCACCGCGCTGGAGCGGTTCGAGGCATGGCTGCCCGGCTTCGCCCCCCAAGACGCGATAAGCCGCGCCGAAGACTTCACGCCCGCCCGTTTCCGCGAGGCCATGGCGCGGCATATCGCTTCTGCTCTGGCCGGGCATGGCCTCCGTGCGGCTGAGGGTCCCGTCCCGATCAAGGCAGTGATGCCCCCCGCCCATGATGCGCACCGGAGCGAACTCGCCCTGCTGTAG
- a CDS encoding glycosyltransferase family 2 protein, protein MTKLAVVIASKGRPEELGLWVAHMQRQSRQPDLLLWAVTGEADLPKHLAEGDGPMVCISTPGLCAQRNAALRALPADIDLVAFFDDDYVPSSQCLAGVQAFFEASPGVVGASGRLLADGINSCGISVENGLAMIAAHDRDAPPDIDLSTRAIVGLYGCNMVFRRSAIEGEWFDENLPLYGWQEDVDFARRIERHGPLRGTNAFVGVHLGSRRGRVNECRLGYSQVSNMLYLIRKGSMPARYGLKRMVFNMMANHARAFFAEPWIDRIGRAKGNWLALGDFFCGRITPQRVLEL, encoded by the coding sequence ATGACCAAGCTTGCAGTTGTCATCGCCAGCAAGGGCCGCCCCGAGGAACTGGGCCTGTGGGTCGCCCATATGCAACGCCAAAGCCGCCAGCCGGACCTGCTGCTCTGGGCCGTGACCGGGGAAGCCGACCTGCCCAAACACCTTGCGGAGGGAGACGGACCAATGGTCTGCATCTCCACCCCCGGCCTGTGCGCCCAACGCAATGCGGCGCTGCGGGCCCTGCCAGCCGACATCGATCTCGTCGCCTTTTTCGACGATGATTATGTGCCATCCTCGCAATGCCTTGCGGGAGTGCAGGCCTTCTTCGAAGCCTCACCCGGCGTGGTGGGGGCAAGCGGACGTCTGTTGGCCGACGGCATCAACTCCTGCGGCATCAGCGTGGAAAATGGTCTGGCGATGATCGCCGCGCATGACCGCGACGCGCCGCCCGACATCGACCTCTCCACCCGCGCCATCGTCGGCCTTTATGGTTGCAACATGGTCTTTCGCCGCTCCGCCATCGAGGGTGAGTGGTTCGACGAAAACCTGCCGCTCTATGGCTGGCAGGAGGATGTCGATTTCGCCCGCCGGATCGAGCGGCACGGCCCGCTGCGCGGCACCAATGCCTTTGTCGGCGTGCATCTGGGCAGCCGGCGCGGGCGGGTCAATGAATGCCGGCTCGGCTATTCGCAAGTGTCGAACATGCTCTATCTGATCCGCAAGGGCAGCATGCCCGCGCGCTATGGGCTCAAGCGCATGGTTTTCAACATGATGGCCAACCATGCCCGCGCCTTTTTCGCCGAACCCTGGATCGACCGGATCGGCCGCGCCAAGGGTAACTGGCTGGCACTGGGCGACTTCTTCTGCGGGCGCATCACCCCCCAGCGCGTGCTGGAACTCTAG
- a CDS encoding glycosyltransferase family 1 protein, producing MLIINGKFLSTKGTGVSRVAFELLTQLGKHKEELTRLFGAPPIILAPRGAKGMARELPFPLYNRSLLTWQFWEQLELPIRARRGFLLSLCNLSPIVHGRTVTMVHDAQTFSSPQSYDFAFRNFYQLMLPIIGRRSLRILTVSDYSAGQLEHFGIAPRDKIEVIHNGADHSDMAEAAADASARLGLTPRRYVLALASPQVHKNIGVLLRAFADPAMRDLRLVLFGHGHAAAFAEQGYPIPDNAMFCGRIDDATLAGLMQQSLCFAMPSRTEGFGLPPLEAMLRGTPAIIAPCGALPEVCADGALRAGVDRPEEWRAAIRRLADNPEEREKWAAAGLKQARRMSWNAACDRLMISLRQIAAELATRPASSRMALLPSRSA from the coding sequence ATGCTGATCATCAACGGCAAATTTCTGTCCACCAAGGGCACCGGCGTCTCACGCGTGGCCTTCGAACTGCTGACCCAACTGGGCAAGCACAAGGAGGAGTTGACGCGGCTGTTCGGCGCCCCGCCCATCATTCTGGCGCCGCGCGGCGCAAAAGGCATGGCACGCGAACTGCCCTTCCCGCTTTACAACCGCAGCCTGCTCACATGGCAGTTCTGGGAACAGCTTGAGTTGCCGATCCGCGCGCGGCGCGGTTTTCTGCTCAGCCTGTGCAATCTGTCGCCCATCGTCCACGGCCGCACCGTGACCATGGTGCATGACGCACAGACCTTCTCCAGCCCGCAATCCTATGACTTCGCCTTTCGCAATTTCTATCAGCTCATGCTGCCCATCATCGGGCGGCGCTCGCTGCGGATCCTGACCGTTTCGGACTATTCGGCAGGCCAGCTTGAGCATTTCGGTATCGCCCCGCGCGACAAGATCGAGGTCATCCACAATGGCGCCGACCATTCGGATATGGCCGAAGCCGCCGCCGATGCCTCGGCGCGGCTGGGTTTGACGCCGCGACGCTATGTGCTGGCGCTGGCCTCGCCTCAGGTTCACAAGAACATCGGCGTGCTGCTGCGCGCCTTTGCCGATCCGGCCATGCGCGATCTGCGGCTGGTGCTGTTCGGCCACGGCCACGCGGCCGCCTTTGCCGAGCAGGGCTACCCCATTCCCGACAATGCCATGTTCTGCGGGCGGATCGACGATGCGACCCTGGCCGGACTGATGCAGCAATCGCTGTGCTTTGCCATGCCCTCGCGCACCGAAGGCTTTGGCCTGCCTCCGCTGGAGGCAATGCTGCGCGGTACGCCCGCCATCATCGCCCCCTGCGGCGCCCTGCCCGAGGTCTGCGCCGATGGCGCTCTGCGTGCCGGGGTGGACCGCCCAGAGGAATGGCGCGCCGCCATCCGCCGCCTTGCCGACAACCCGGAAGAGCGCGAGAAATGGGCCGCCGCCGGGCTGAAACAGGCCCGCCGCATGAGCTGGAACGCGGCCTGCGACAGGCTGATGATCTCTCTAAGGCAGATTGCGGCAGAACTTGCGACACGCCCCGCGTCCAGCCGGATGGCGCTGCTGCCATCGCGATCCGCATGA
- a CDS encoding oligosaccharide flippase family protein, which yields MGQKNGLGQRTALGAGLLILSRLGAKLIDLVTLIALTHLLTPEDFGLVAIAMTLVQICEAIFELPVAQVLVRADEVTQPLLHTALTLGALRGLVLGALLAFSAWPFATLYGDARIAPLICFLALAPILRGLTSPAMVHFTRNMDFRPDVSGEIIGKVLALLLAAGMALITHSYWAIATASVASPLFLAVVSYLWAPMRPGLRLADWRTFAHFLSWTSAAQLFSALNWQADRLILGPFIPRGALGLFSMASDLAALPDQALLKPTMRTFLPALSQKKDDREALVASYLSLTCCVFAMVAPVVTIISILAEPIVRLVLGVRWLGVAPCLQMLAPVLLLFTVYNPLSALAMAVGKPEASLRLSLVEFLVRIPLTLLAVWLGGLNGAVAVRGVVAVVALSNALMVLRALIGLPPMQVLSAVIRPAAAAAAMALALILIRPWLSDLAPWALALGIAFCSGAGMGLYALTLTGLWHGSGCPEGGEAKLIGIAATLWRRLRQRGRLALA from the coding sequence ATGGGTCAAAAAAACGGCTTGGGCCAGCGGACCGCGCTGGGGGCCGGGCTGCTGATCCTGTCGCGGCTGGGGGCCAAGCTGATCGATCTCGTCACGCTGATCGCGCTGACCCATCTGCTCACGCCCGAGGATTTCGGGCTGGTTGCCATCGCCATGACGTTGGTGCAGATCTGCGAGGCAATCTTCGAACTTCCGGTGGCGCAGGTGCTGGTCCGCGCCGATGAAGTGACCCAGCCTTTGCTGCATACGGCGCTGACGCTGGGGGCCTTGCGCGGACTGGTGCTGGGGGCCTTGCTGGCCTTCTCGGCCTGGCCTTTTGCCACGCTCTATGGTGACGCGCGGATCGCTCCATTGATCTGTTTTCTGGCGCTGGCGCCCATTCTGCGCGGCCTGACCAGCCCGGCCATGGTGCATTTCACCCGCAACATGGATTTCCGCCCCGATGTCTCGGGCGAGATCATCGGCAAGGTGCTGGCCCTGCTGCTGGCGGCGGGGATGGCGCTGATCACCCATTCCTATTGGGCCATTGCGACGGCTTCGGTGGCATCGCCGCTGTTTCTGGCGGTGGTTTCTTATCTCTGGGCGCCGATGCGCCCCGGCTTGCGGCTGGCGGATTGGCGCACCTTCGCGCATTTCCTCAGTTGGACCTCGGCGGCGCAACTGTTCAGCGCGCTCAACTGGCAGGCCGACCGGCTGATCCTTGGCCCCTTCATTCCACGCGGCGCTCTGGGCCTGTTCAGCATGGCGAGCGATCTGGCCGCCCTGCCCGATCAGGCACTGCTCAAACCGACGATGCGCACCTTCCTGCCCGCCCTGTCGCAGAAAAAGGACGACCGCGAGGCGCTGGTCGCCAGCTATCTGTCGCTCACCTGCTGTGTCTTTGCCATGGTCGCTCCGGTGGTCACGATCATCTCCATTCTGGCTGAACCGATCGTGCGGCTGGTGCTGGGGGTACGCTGGCTGGGGGTAGCGCCCTGCCTGCAAATGCTGGCGCCGGTGCTGCTGCTCTTCACCGTCTACAATCCGCTCAGCGCGCTGGCCATGGCCGTGGGCAAGCCGGAGGCCAGCCTGCGCCTCAGTCTTGTCGAATTTCTGGTCCGCATTCCACTGACCTTGCTGGCCGTCTGGCTTGGTGGATTGAACGGCGCGGTGGCGGTGCGCGGTGTGGTGGCGGTCGTGGCGCTGAGCAACGCCTTGATGGTGCTGCGCGCGCTGATCGGTCTGCCACCCATGCAGGTGTTGAGCGCCGTCATCCGTCCCGCCGCTGCGGCTGCCGCCATGGCTTTGGCGCTGATCCTTATCCGGCCCTGGCTCAGCGATCTGGCGCCCTGGGCTCTGGCCTTGGGGATCGCCTTTTGCAGCGGGGCAGGCATGGGGCTTTACGCTCTGACGCTGACCGGCCTGTGGCATGGTTCCGGCTGCCCGGAAGGGGGAGAGGCCAAGCTGATCGGCATCGCCGCGACGCTCTGGCGACGCCTGCGGCAGCGGGGGCGACTGGCACTCGCTTGA